A window of Synchiropus splendidus isolate RoL2022-P1 chromosome 9, RoL_Sspl_1.0, whole genome shotgun sequence contains these coding sequences:
- the tmem87b gene encoding transmembrane protein 87A, which produces MTTNNMAAAVRLWTWSCPLPGLFYQWICIFVLLQSIAKTAVAAPEPGIWKITVVNTSRPLLLRKSMFQNTDIQMKVVSFGCPKDLNFTIHWFLKYYHCHNEFNNIEEMYMVTPLSRGELDPNPLVPGEFIEHKHSSVECNGLLRTFPMLKKAKAAPRLARPPVENGPHSDDKLITEEYDSSTMKNGSAKINDDVIATTWKDGPYLLVVKVNASRPDVNWNLTVNVVMKGRHGYISITEYPLMIFYMVMCVVYILYALLWFIWAACYWKDLLRIQFWIAGVIFLGMVEKAVFSAEYENTNAVGSASPGLLIFAELVSALKRTLARLLVIIVSLGYGIVKPRLGTVMHRVVGLGVLYFAFASIEGVLRITGGRDNGPALMTEIVLAVFDSCCIWFIFVSLAQTIKTLKLRRNPVKLSLYRHFTNTLIFAVLASIIFMGWTAKKFRLADCQSDWIELWVEDAFWRFLFSLILLVIMFLWRPSANNQRYAFTPLIDDSDDEEIEEFIASSNIADGIKLRASKNETNGTAKPAEHNNDEDLKWVEDNIPSSLTDVALPVLLDSDEEIMTTKYEMSKLE; this is translated from the exons ATGACAACAAACAACATGGCCGCTGCAGTGAGGTTGTGGACGTGGAGCTGTCCTCTGCCGGGACTTTTCTATCAATGGATATGCATCTTTGTACTATTACAAAGCATCGCGAAAACAGCGGTTGCAGCGCCAGAGCCGGGTATTTGGAAAATCACAGTCGTGAAT ACCTCAAGACCTCTGCTGTTACGGAAATCTATGTTCCAAAATACTGACATACAAATGAAAG tgGTGTCTTTTGGTTGTCCAAAGGATCTTAACTTCACCATTCACTGGTTTTTGAAGTACTACCACTGTCACAACGAGTTTAACAATATTGAA GAGATGTATATGGTCACTCCTCTGAGTCGTGGAGAGCTTGATCCAAACCCACTGGTCCCAGGAGAGTTTATAGAACACAAGCACAGCTCTGTAGAATGCAATGGGTTATTGCGCACTTTCCCTATGCTGAAG aaagCAAAGGCAGCTCCACGACTAGCGAGACCACCAGTTGAGAATGGACCTCAT AGTGATGACAAATTGATCACAGAAGAATATGACAGCAGCACGATGAAGAATGGCAGCGCGAAAATCAACGATGATGTTATAGCCACCACATGGAAGGACGGCCCGTATCTGCTGGTGGTCAAAGTTAACGCCAGCAGACCAGATGTCAACTGGAATTTAACCG TAAATGTGGTGATGAAGGGCAGGCATGGGTACATATCCATCACAGAGTACCCACTCATGATT TTCTACATGGTGATGTGTGTGGTGTACATCCTGTACGCCCTGCTGTGGTTCATCTGGGCTGCCTGCTATTGGAAGGATCTGCTGAGGATCCAGTTCTGGATCGCTGGCGTCATCTTCCTGGGGATGGTGGAGAAGGCGGTCTTCAGTGCTGAATACGAAAACACCAACGCAGTGGGCTCTGCTT CTCCAGGACTGCTGATCTTCGCCGAGCTGGTGTCTGCCCTCAAGAGGACGCTCGCCCGCCTGCTTGTGATCATCGTCAGTCTTGGCTACGGAATTGTCAA GCCCCGTCTGGGGACGGTCATGCACAGAGTGGTGGGACTTGGGGTTCTGTATTTCGCCTTTGCCAGCATTGAGGGGGTGCTGAGGATCACGGGG GGCAGAGACAATGGCCCAGCTCTTATGACAGAAATTGTTCTGGCCGTGTTTGACTCCTGCTGCATTTGGTTCAT TTTCGTGAGCCTGGCACAAACCATCAAGACCCTGAAGCTGAGAAGAAACCCTGTCAAGCTGTCTCTCTACAGGCACTTCACGAACACGCTCATATTTGCTGTCCTTG CTTCCATTATTTTCATGGGTTGGACCGCGAAGAAATTCAGACTTGCCGATTGTCAGTCG GACTGGATCGAACTGTGGGTTGAAGACGCCTTCTGGAGGTTTCTGTTCTCCCTCATcctgctggtcataatgtttctgtGGCGACCGTCCGCAAACAACCAAAG GTACGCGTTCACACCTCTCATCGACGATTCTGACGACGAGGAGATCGAGGAGTTCATCGCGTCTTCTAACATCG CTGATGGCATCAAACTGAGGGCCTCAAAAAACGAAACCAACGGGACAGCAAAGCCTGCTGAACACAACAAT GATGAAGACCTGAAGTGGGTGGAGGACAACATCCCTAGCTCGCTAACTGACGT GGCTCTTCCGGTGCTCCTCGACTCAGATGAG GAAATCATGACGACCAAGTATGAGATGTCAAAGCTTGAGTGA